Proteins from a single region of Gambusia affinis linkage group LG12, SWU_Gaff_1.0, whole genome shotgun sequence:
- the LOC122841373 gene encoding E3 ubiquitin-protein ligase TRIM39-like has product MSSASCLLSEEQFLCSICLDLFKDPLTTPCGHNFCKNCITQHWDVNHCSQCPLCKRDFGARPELEINTFIREMVAQFSLKAQQKASGSSSEQQAAKPGEIPCDLCSETQLKALKSCLVCLLSYCETHLEPHLTVPRLKKHQLLEPVKNLEEMLCKEHDKPLELFCKTDQTCICSLCSVLDHKSHQFVPLSHQYEAVRVELKQMEPELKKKIQANRLKVQEIKEVIKISKDAADREKTEGVQVFTALKESVEKALEELINEIEEKQKTTEKQAEVFIKDLEQEISELIKKSSEVKKLSQAEDYLSLLQSFYSLKAALPTKNWTEISIHPPSYEGTVVNFVNKMEKTTKKFCSEAKLRRVQQYAVDVTFDPNTAHPALILSGDEKRVHCCQAKKKSEKDPKRFTLYHNILGKQGFSSGRFYFEVRVRGKNHWTLGVARESADRTGPIQLSPENGYWTIGFRRNKFRIFDDTHSEIFYFTQPKKVGVFVDFEANLVSFYNVNTSDCLHTFYSSLPPEKMYPFFSPGPNPDGKNSVPLFISPVHQTF; this is encoded by the coding sequence ATGTCATCTGCAAGCTGTCTCCTCTCTGAAGAGCAGTTTCTGTGCTCCATCTGTTTGGATCTGTTCAAAGATCCACTCACCACACCATGTGGACACAACTTCTGCAAGAACTGCATTACCCAGCATTGGGATGTAAATCACTGTTCTCAGTGTCCACTGTGTAAGAGAGATTTTGGTGCAAGACCTGAGCTAGAAATCAACACCTTCATCCGCGAGATGGTTGCTCAGTTCAGCCTTAAAGCTCAGCAGAAAGCCAGTGGCAGTAGCTCAGAGCAACAAGCTGCCAAACCAGGAGAAATTCCCTGTGACCTGTGCTCTGAAACCCAACTGAAAGCCCTGAAATCCTGCCTGGTGTGTCTTCTCTCCTACTGTGAGACTCACCTAGAGCCTCATCTGACAGTGCCAAGACTGAAGAAACATCAGCTGTTGGAGCCTGTGAAAAACCTAGAAGAAATGTTGTGTAAGGAACATGATAAACCTCTAGAACTGTTCTGCAAGACTGACCAGACGTGTATCTGCTCCCTCTGCTCGGTTTTAGACCACAAGAGTCACCAGTTTGTCCCTCTTAGCCACCAATATGAAGCAGTTAGGGTGGAGTTGAAACAGATGGAACCTGAACTTAAGAAGAAAATCCAGGCTAATAGACTGAAAGTTCAAGAGATCAAAGAGGTGATAAAAATCTCTAAAGATGCTGCCGatagagagaaaacagaaggtGTTCAGGTCTTCACTGCTCTGAAGGAGTCTGTTGAGAAAGCCTTAGAGGAGCTAATAAATGAGatagaagagaaacagaaaactacagagaaacaggCTGAAGTCTTCATCAAAGACCTGGAACAGGAAATCTCAGAGTTGATTAAGAAGAGCTCTGAGGTGAAGAAACTCTCACAGGCTGAAGACTACCTCAGCCTCCTCCAGAGTTTCTATTCCCTAAAAGCTGCTCTACCCACCAAGAACTGGACAGAGATCAGCATCCACCCACCTTCATACGAGGGGACTGTAGTAAATTTTGTGAACAAGATGGAGAAGACGACAAAGAAATTCTGCAGTGAGGCTAAGCTCAGAAGAGTCCAGCAATATGCAGTGGATGTGACCTTTGATCCCAACACAGCACATCCTGCACTGATTCTGTCTGGTGATGAAAAGCGTGTTCACTGTTGTCaggcaaaaaagaaatctgaaaaagatcCCAAAAGATTCACACTTTACCACAATATTTTAGGAAAGCAAGGATTCTCTTCAGGCAGATTTTACTTCGAGGTTAGAGTTCGAGGAAAAAATCACTGGACTCTAGGTGTTGCCAGAGAGTCAGCTGACAGGACGGGACCAATCCAACTGAGCCCTGAAAATGGCTACTGGACCATAGGGTTTAGAAGAAATAAGTTCAGGATTTTTGATGACACTCACAgtgaaatcttttattttacacaacCTAAAAAAGTTGGGGTGTTTGTGGATTTTGAGGCGAATCTGGTCTCCTTTTATAATGTAAATACTTCAGACTGTCTTCACACTTTTTACTCTTCCCTGCCTCCTGAAAAAATGTATCCCTTCTTCAGTCCTGGTCCTAATCCTGATGGTAAAAACTCAGTACCCCTCTTCATATCTCCTGTCCATCAAACTTTTTAG